The following nucleotide sequence is from Pygocentrus nattereri isolate fPygNat1 chromosome 25, fPygNat1.pri, whole genome shotgun sequence.
tgataaaactCCAAAACGCAGCCAACCTGTCAGAACAGCGCCGTGAAAATCAGCCTTCAGGAGTTTCTGCTGAATCATCTGCGGGTTGCTgtcattaaaaaacacaaacaaacacagggaGGACACCGTCTGAGAGAGTTGACCACCGAGGGGGTCAGTCTCTAGTGTACAGTACGCTAGACTGTATTAAAGGTCACAGATAATAAAGACTGACCGTACTGAGGAGAAATGATCTCTTTATTTAGCTCAGAGTGCATTAGACTGTACGATAGAGACGACCGGGACTGTAACGCTGACCGTACTGGGGGAACGCATCATCTCTCGGTTCTCACCTCTCTGGCTTGAGTCCGTTACACAGATCCGCTACGTACTGCTTCCACAGCTCATGCAGCGGCAGGAAAAGCTCATACCTGCACAACGGACCGCGGTTAGAGCCGAATGAGAGGAAATGCAGTTACAACAAGTCAGAAATGAATGCAGAAAGTGagcagagcgccccctgctgtctgCGCTCAAACCCAGTCAAGGAATAGGACTCCGTGTTACAGGTTACGCTCCCGCTTAATGATCTGATGACTGCGGAAAATCAGACCGCGTCAGTAACCGCTCAGCAGGCGGCGTCCGGCAGGTGGCGCcgttctccccctccccctcccctccccctcccgCCACGCGGCACCGTAACAGAAAGGGTGGAAATGATTCTCACTTCTGATGTTCCGGTTTCAGCTGGAACACTTTCAGCTCCCTGCGCTCTTTGGCATTCAGCCCTTTGGCTTTGGTCTTCTTCCCTCTCGTCTTCTTCACTCTGGTGTACCGCAGCACCACCGCCCGGTGGAGCAGGATGTCTTCGATGGCATCACTGCTCATCCGAGGAATGCTGCTCTTCAGGAACGCCTGGGTGAACTGCTGCGCAGCTTTGCCGTGCCGGGCCTGAACACAGTGAAGAGGCTTAGCCGTTTATCTCCTGAAAACACGGAGCTGTTCGTCATATTACTACAGAAATTAATACACAGCAGAATCTGCTCATCAGACGCTCAGATGTGGCTGGTCTTCAGCCCGGCAGGCGGTGACATAATCCAGACGGATTTACGCCCAGTTTATACGCTGTAAACAGGCCTCCTGGGCAAGCAGCACAAAGCGTACGACGCAGCTCTGCACCGCCCTCTGGGGGACGATAGAGAGCAG
It contains:
- the pop4 gene encoding ribonuclease P protein subunit p29 isoform X1, which codes for MERVVLSRIPPDEKKLVGVRARHGKAAQQFTQAFLKSSIPRMSSDAIEDILLHRAVVLRYTRVKKTRGKKTKAKGLNAKERRELKVFQLKPEHQKYELFLPLHELWKQYVADLCNGLKPESNPQMIQQKLLKADFHGAVLTVVRSKCPSYVGTTGILVQELKHVFKIITKEDRLKTIPKRNSVFSVEMGDFITHIYGSRFELRSSERSAKKFKVKGNIDL